The Aeromicrobium sp. Leaf245 genome includes a region encoding these proteins:
- a CDS encoding ACT domain-containing protein, whose protein sequence is MEVEEMPSDAVARTGGGVGDLRPRLHPEPVVYAIVSQGFDTSTALAAVREAEGLTVVVEQTEADEDGLVYEFVGAWITLTVASALDGVGLTATISAALAGDEIACNVVAGFHHDHLVVPWDRRHDALRVLDALG, encoded by the coding sequence GTGGAGGTCGAGGAGATGCCGTCCGATGCCGTGGCGAGGACCGGGGGTGGGGTCGGTGACCTGCGCCCTCGGCTCCATCCCGAGCCCGTCGTGTACGCGATCGTCTCGCAGGGCTTCGACACGTCCACCGCCCTCGCGGCGGTGCGCGAGGCCGAGGGGCTCACCGTCGTGGTCGAGCAGACGGAGGCCGACGAGGACGGTCTGGTGTACGAGTTCGTCGGCGCCTGGATCACCCTGACGGTGGCCTCCGCGCTCGACGGTGTCGGCCTGACGGCCACGATCTCCGCAGCGCTGGCCGGCGACGAGATCGCGTGCAACGTGGTCGCCGGGTTCCACCACGACCACCTCGTGGTTCCGTGGGACCGACGTCACGATGCGCTCCGTGTCCTCGATGCCCTAGGCTGA
- the map gene encoding type I methionyl aminopeptidase, protein MSPLVAGRVSPVRHVPSRIDRPEYVGQPAPLPYRGSSVRDADTIARMRVAGRIAAQALDAVEAAIAPGVTTDELDRVGHDFLVAHDAYPSTLGYRGYPKSLCSSVNEVICHGIPDDRPLEDGDIVNIDITAYVDGVHGDTNQTYLVGDVDEESRLLVERTREATHRAIRAVKPGRQINVIGRVIEAYAARFGYGVVRDFTGHGVGPAFHDGLIVPHYDEPSADTIIEVGMTFTIEPMLTLGSIEWDLWDDGWTATTQDHSRTAQFEHTLLVTPEGAEILTLP, encoded by the coding sequence GTGTCTCCCCTCGTCGCCGGCCGCGTCTCCCCCGTCCGCCACGTCCCGTCGCGCATCGACCGGCCCGAGTACGTCGGCCAGCCCGCTCCCCTGCCCTACCGCGGGTCTTCGGTGCGCGATGCCGACACGATCGCGCGCATGCGGGTCGCCGGCAGGATCGCAGCGCAGGCGCTCGACGCGGTGGAGGCGGCGATCGCACCGGGCGTGACCACCGACGAGCTCGACCGGGTGGGCCACGACTTCCTCGTCGCCCACGACGCCTACCCGTCGACGCTGGGCTACCGCGGCTACCCGAAGTCGCTGTGCAGCAGCGTGAACGAGGTGATCTGCCACGGCATCCCCGACGACCGTCCCCTCGAGGACGGCGACATCGTCAACATCGACATCACCGCCTACGTGGACGGCGTCCACGGCGACACGAACCAGACCTACCTCGTCGGCGACGTCGACGAGGAGTCGCGCCTGCTCGTGGAGCGCACCCGCGAGGCCACCCACCGCGCGATCCGCGCGGTCAAGCCGGGTCGTCAGATCAACGTGATCGGTCGGGTCATCGAGGCCTACGCCGCGCGCTTCGGCTACGGCGTCGTCCGTGACTTCACCGGCCACGGCGTGGGCCCGGCGTTCCACGACGGGCTGATCGTGCCGCACTACGACGAGCCGTCGGCCGACACGATCATCGAGGTCGGCATGACCTTCACCATCGAGCCGATGCTGACGCTCGGCTCGATCGAGTGGGACCTGTGGGACGACGGCTGGACCGCCACCACCCAGGACCACTCCCGCACCGCCCAGTTCGAGCACACCCTGCTGGTGACGCCCGAGGGTGCGGAGATCCTCACCCTCCCCTGA
- the panB gene encoding 3-methyl-2-oxobutanoate hydroxymethyltransferase, with product MTEHTPAPTSAEETAPYGSASTSAPDSPGSSPATPVAAGPTTDPAIRRVRTHHLQQWKEQGHKWVMLTTYDQYTAATFDEAGIPVLFIGDSAANNVFGYESSLPVTVDELLPLVKAVTRTARRALVVADLPFGSYQRSPEQAYDTAVRFMKEGQAHVVKLEGGAEMAPQIELLTKGAIPVMAHIGFTPQSEHALGGYRVQGRGDASAKLMEDALAVQEAGASSVVMEMVPAPIAAEITRTLHIPTIGIGAGADCDAQVLVWQDMLGLRTGKAPRFVKRYADLHSVILGAAQEFAADVAGGTFPGPEHTFDS from the coding sequence ATGACCGAGCACACCCCTGCCCCGACGTCGGCCGAGGAGACTGCCCCCTACGGCAGCGCGAGCACCTCCGCGCCCGACTCCCCCGGCTCGAGCCCCGCCACACCCGTGGCAGCCGGCCCGACGACCGACCCCGCGATCCGCCGCGTGCGGACGCACCACCTGCAGCAGTGGAAGGAGCAGGGCCACAAGTGGGTCATGCTCACGACCTACGACCAGTACACCGCCGCCACGTTCGACGAGGCCGGCATCCCGGTGCTGTTCATCGGCGACTCCGCGGCCAACAACGTGTTCGGGTACGAGTCCTCCCTGCCGGTCACGGTCGACGAGCTGCTCCCGCTCGTGAAGGCCGTCACCCGCACCGCCCGGCGTGCCCTCGTGGTCGCCGACCTGCCGTTCGGGTCCTACCAGCGCTCGCCTGAGCAGGCGTACGACACGGCGGTGCGGTTCATGAAGGAGGGCCAGGCCCACGTGGTGAAGCTCGAGGGCGGGGCCGAGATGGCTCCGCAGATCGAGCTGCTCACGAAGGGCGCGATCCCCGTCATGGCGCACATCGGCTTCACCCCTCAGTCCGAGCACGCGCTCGGTGGCTACCGGGTGCAGGGCCGTGGCGACGCCTCGGCGAAGCTGATGGAGGACGCCCTCGCTGTGCAGGAGGCCGGTGCCTCGTCCGTCGTCATGGAGATGGTGCCCGCCCCCATCGCGGCCGAGATCACCCGCACGCTGCACATCCCCACGATCGGCATCGGGGCCGGAGCCGACTGCGATGCCCAGGTGCTCGTCTGGCAGGACATGCTGGGCCTGCGCACGGGCAAGGCGCCGCGCTTCGTGAAGCGCTACGCCGACCTGCACTCGGTGATCCTGGGCGCCGCCCAGGAGTTCGCAGCCGACGTCGCGGGCGGCACGTTCCCCGGGCCGGAGCACACCTTCGACTCCTGA
- a CDS encoding NAD+ synthase translates to MPQLRLALAQVNPRVGDLDGNVELVVAAAHDASRAGAHLLVMPEMVLNGYPVEDMAYRLSFIEGTRDRVPALAARLVEEGLGDLVVVVGHLDTAKDHVDTDRLGVPKNAPTNSASVLTGGRVVTRYDKHHLPNYGVFDEFRHFVPGDETQVVQVHGVDVAIAICEDIWQDGPSAAADAAEAGLLVVLNGSPYEAAKDDVRLDLCARRAREGSCALAYVNLVGGQDELVFDGDSLVVDAAGELVARAAQFEPELLVVDLDLPAATAPMPDPGTRFHGLRVERTVISSDPLPAYEPAVPVVAERWDDLGERYWAIVLGLRDYVRKNGASSVLLGLSGGIDSTLVGAIAVDALGAENVFGVSNPSDWSSEHSRTDAAELARRTGLQLDTVPIGPIFDAFQSTLGRTTTRLDGIAEENLQARIRAVVWMGLSNQHGHLVLACGNKSELATGYSTIYGDAVGAYAPIKDLPKTLVWEVARWRNAWAEERGEQPPIPESTISKPPSAELRPGQLDSDSLPPYELLDAVLDAYVERDLGSAAVIAEGFDAALVERVVTLVDKAEYKRRQYPPGPKVSRRNFGRDRRVPMTNAWRESLDS, encoded by the coding sequence GTGCCCCAGCTGCGTCTCGCCCTCGCCCAGGTCAACCCCCGCGTCGGGGACCTCGACGGCAACGTCGAGCTCGTCGTCGCGGCCGCGCACGACGCGTCCAGGGCCGGAGCCCACCTGCTCGTGATGCCCGAGATGGTCCTCAACGGCTACCCGGTCGAGGACATGGCCTACCGGCTGTCGTTCATCGAGGGCACGCGCGACCGCGTGCCCGCCCTCGCCGCGCGCCTCGTCGAGGAGGGCCTCGGCGACCTCGTCGTCGTCGTCGGGCACCTCGACACCGCGAAGGACCACGTCGACACCGACCGGCTGGGGGTGCCCAAGAACGCGCCCACGAACTCCGCGTCGGTGCTGACCGGTGGTCGGGTCGTGACGCGCTACGACAAGCACCACCTCCCCAACTACGGCGTCTTCGACGAGTTCCGTCACTTCGTGCCCGGTGACGAGACCCAGGTCGTGCAGGTGCACGGGGTCGACGTCGCGATCGCGATCTGCGAGGACATCTGGCAGGACGGACCCTCCGCGGCCGCCGACGCCGCCGAGGCGGGACTCCTCGTGGTGCTCAACGGCTCTCCGTACGAGGCGGCGAAGGACGACGTGCGGCTCGACCTGTGCGCCCGTCGGGCCCGCGAGGGCAGCTGCGCGCTCGCGTACGTGAACCTCGTCGGCGGGCAGGACGAGCTGGTCTTCGACGGCGACTCGCTCGTCGTCGACGCCGCGGGCGAGCTGGTGGCACGCGCCGCCCAGTTCGAGCCGGAGCTGCTCGTCGTCGACCTCGACCTGCCCGCCGCCACCGCGCCCATGCCGGACCCCGGCACGCGCTTCCACGGCCTGCGGGTCGAGCGCACCGTGATCTCCTCCGATCCCCTGCCGGCCTACGAGCCGGCGGTGCCGGTGGTCGCCGAGAGGTGGGACGACCTCGGCGAGCGGTACTGGGCGATCGTGCTGGGCCTGCGCGACTACGTGCGCAAGAACGGCGCCTCGTCGGTGCTGCTCGGCCTGTCCGGCGGCATCGACTCCACCCTCGTCGGTGCGATCGCGGTCGACGCCCTGGGCGCCGAGAACGTCTTCGGCGTCTCGAACCCGAGTGACTGGTCCTCCGAGCACAGCCGCACCGACGCCGCCGAGCTCGCGCGCCGCACCGGCCTGCAGCTCGACACCGTGCCGATCGGGCCCATCTTCGACGCGTTCCAGTCGACGTTGGGCCGGACGACGACCCGGCTCGACGGCATCGCCGAGGAGAACCTGCAGGCGAGGATCCGCGCCGTCGTCTGGATGGGTCTGTCGAACCAGCACGGGCACCTCGTCCTCGCGTGCGGCAACAAGTCCGAGCTGGCCACCGGCTACTCCACGATCTACGGCGACGCGGTGGGCGCGTACGCCCCCATCAAGGACCTCCCCAAGACCTTGGTGTGGGAGGTCGCCCGGTGGCGCAACGCGTGGGCCGAGGAGCGTGGTGAGCAGCCTCCGATCCCCGAGAGCACCATCAGCAAGCCGCCGTCGGCCGAGCTGCGTCCCGGTCAGCTGGACTCGGACTCGCTGCCGCCCTACGAGCTGCTCGACGCCGTGCTCGACGCCTACGTGGAGCGCGACCTCGGCTCGGCGGCCGTGATCGCCGAGGGCTTCGACGCCGCGCTCGTGGAGCGGGTGGTCACCCTCGTGGACAAGGCCGAGTACAAGCGTCGCCAGTACCCGCCCGGACCCAAGGTCAGCCGCCGCAACTTCGGCCGCGACCGCCGCGTGCCCATGACCAACGCGTGGCGCGAGTCGCTCGACTCGTGA
- a CDS encoding YchJ family protein, with protein sequence MARTCPCGTGDAYATCCGPFLAGGAAPTAERLMRSRYTAYVLGDGGYLLRTWHPTTRPARIDHDPALVWTGLEVLRTEAGRPDDSFGVVEFRAAWGGTDREAGLGVLHEVSRFVRGDEGWQYVRGRMVEGTSSRAP encoded by the coding sequence ATGGCCAGGACCTGTCCGTGCGGCACCGGCGACGCCTACGCGACGTGCTGCGGGCCGTTCCTCGCCGGTGGTGCGGCACCGACGGCCGAGCGGCTGATGCGGTCGCGCTACACCGCCTACGTGCTCGGCGACGGCGGCTACCTGCTGCGAACGTGGCACCCCACGACCCGGCCGGCGCGCATCGACCACGACCCGGCCCTCGTGTGGACCGGGCTGGAGGTGCTTCGCACCGAGGCTGGTCGGCCCGACGACTCCTTCGGTGTCGTCGAGTTCCGCGCGGCGTGGGGCGGGACCGATCGTGAGGCCGGGCTCGGCGTGCTCCACGAGGTCAGCCGCTTCGTGCGCGGCGACGAGGGGTGGCAGTACGTCCGCGGACGGATGGTCGAGGGCACGTCGTCACGCGCCCCGTGA
- a CDS encoding glutamine synthetase family protein, whose protein sequence is MGKQEDFVLRALEERDVRFVRLWFTDVLGSLKSVAIAPAELEGAFAEGIGFDGSAIQGFARVHEADMLLKPDPSTFQILPWRGEAPATARMFCDIAMPDGSASFADPRHVLKRTLHKASEAGFTFYTHPEIEFYVFRGKPDVGGRPVPVDDSGYFDHTAQGGGQDFRREVITMLENMGISVEFSHHEGGPGQQEIDLRYADALSTADNVMTFRTVVREVALSQGKWASFMPKPFTDHPGSAMHTHLSLFEGDENAFYEAGAEYQLSATGRSFIAGVLEHTPEITAVTNQWVNSYKRLASGYEAPNYLSWGHNNRSALVRVPMYKPHKSGSARVEHRGIDAGCNPYLTYALVLAAGLKGIENGSSLPPETEDNVWSLTDRERKAMGLTPMPRNLDEAIREMENSELAAETLGEHVFDFFLRNKRQEWEAYRSQVTQFEIDRLLPVL, encoded by the coding sequence ATGGGTAAGCAGGAAGACTTCGTCCTCCGGGCGCTCGAGGAGCGCGACGTCCGCTTCGTGCGGCTCTGGTTCACCGACGTCCTCGGGTCGCTCAAGTCCGTCGCGATCGCTCCCGCCGAGCTCGAGGGTGCGTTCGCCGAGGGCATCGGCTTCGACGGGTCGGCCATCCAGGGCTTCGCCCGGGTGCACGAGGCCGACATGCTCCTCAAGCCCGATCCGTCGACGTTCCAGATCCTGCCGTGGCGGGGCGAGGCCCCCGCGACCGCGCGCATGTTCTGCGACATCGCGATGCCCGACGGCAGTGCGTCGTTCGCCGACCCGCGGCACGTGCTCAAGCGCACCTTGCACAAGGCGTCCGAGGCGGGCTTCACCTTCTACACGCACCCCGAGATCGAGTTCTACGTCTTCCGAGGCAAGCCCGACGTCGGCGGCAGGCCCGTGCCGGTCGACGACTCCGGGTACTTCGACCACACCGCCCAGGGCGGGGGACAGGACTTCCGTCGCGAGGTCATCACGATGCTCGAGAACATGGGCATCAGCGTCGAGTTCAGCCACCACGAGGGCGGACCCGGCCAGCAGGAGATCGACCTGCGCTACGCCGACGCCCTCTCCACGGCCGACAACGTCATGACCTTCCGCACCGTCGTGCGCGAGGTGGCCCTCAGCCAGGGCAAGTGGGCCTCCTTCATGCCCAAGCCCTTCACGGACCACCCGGGCTCGGCGATGCACACGCACCTCTCGCTGTTCGAGGGTGACGAGAACGCCTTCTACGAGGCCGGGGCCGAGTACCAGCTCAGTGCCACGGGCCGCTCCTTCATCGCCGGGGTCCTGGAGCACACCCCCGAGATCACCGCCGTCACGAACCAGTGGGTCAACTCCTACAAGCGTCTGGCCAGCGGCTACGAGGCGCCCAACTACCTGAGCTGGGGCCACAACAACCGCTCCGCCCTCGTGCGGGTGCCGATGTACAAGCCGCACAAGAGCGGGTCCGCCCGTGTCGAGCACCGCGGCATCGACGCCGGCTGCAACCCCTACCTGACCTACGCCCTGGTGCTCGCCGCCGGGCTCAAGGGCATCGAGAACGGCTCGAGCCTGCCGCCCGAGACCGAGGACAACGTGTGGTCGCTGACCGACCGTGAGCGCAAGGCGATGGGCCTCACGCCCATGCCGCGCAACCTGGACGAGGCGATCCGCGAGATGGAGAACAGCGAGCTCGCGGCCGAGACCCTGGGCGAGCACGTCTTCGACTTCTTCCTGCGCAACAAGCGCCAGGAGTGGGAGGCCTACCGGTCCCAGGTCACCCAGTTCGAGATCGACCGGCTGCTGCCCGTGCTCTGA
- a CDS encoding bifunctional [glutamine synthetase] adenylyltransferase/[glutamine synthetase]-adenylyl-L-tyrosine phosphorylase, producing MSTESPELALARRGFLDGAAAAAHLARLEGIDDALVEQVAAVASPDTALSSLVAIAEAWGTDRLLTTLRADDELRQRLLIVLGTSEALGDFLARHPEHVEDLGADRLSPVPLDLATMREQLGEVDDADELRVAYRRKLLHVAARDLTALTGFEESAGELADLAVATLGAALDLARRQEPDSDSVRLAVIAMGKTGGRELNYVSDVDVIFVHEPAEGADEQTASRVAARLASTMMRLCSDHTREGTIWEVDANLRPEGNQGPLSRTLRSHVAYYDRWASTWEFQALLKARFAAGDAEVGQAYLDALSPKVWEASTRENFVREVRAMRTRVIENIPSQQRERQLKLGAGGLRDVEFAVQLLQLVHGRGDESLRSPTTLEALRELTEGGYVGRRDGAAMEDAYEFLRTLEHRIQLYRLRRNHVVPDDLEDLRRLGRSMGYRQNPAEGLEKDWNAHKRLVRRLHEKLFYQPLLEAVTSLPDEGLRLTPEAAQARLMALGFVDPKGALGHIQALTSGVSRRAAIQRSLLPAMLQWFAESPSPDAGLLTFRRISESLGESHWYLRKLRDEGEGAEQLAAVVGSSRYVSDLIQRAPDSVALLGDDDELVPRDGERLRGEMQLAARRHTTPEQAIKAVRRVRRRELSRVGIADVLGRLDVDEVGVALSDIAEATLAAALAACIDAVTRQREEAGKDPFPTRMAIVLMGRLGGRESGYGSDADVMFVHEPRPGADDGEAAAAATAVATTLRKVLSTPGDDPPLEVDADLRPDGRNGPLVRSFAAYVSYYEKYSAVWEAQALLRARASVGDPELCERFTELVNPLRWPEQGMSEAEVREIRRIKARVESERLPRGANPKTHLKLGRGGIADVEWTVQLLQLQHAHAVPGLRTTSTLGALSAAAEADLVTAEDAEVLSRAWQLVSRLRNAVVLMRAKPAESMVEQSDERAGVAHLLGYGQQHSERMIDDYLRATRHARQVVERIFWE from the coding sequence GTGTCCACCGAGTCCCCGGAGCTGGCCCTTGCCCGACGCGGCTTCCTCGACGGCGCTGCGGCGGCTGCGCACCTGGCCCGCCTCGAGGGCATCGACGACGCCCTGGTCGAGCAGGTGGCGGCCGTGGCCAGTCCCGACACGGCGCTCTCCTCCCTCGTCGCGATCGCCGAGGCGTGGGGCACCGACCGGCTGCTGACGACCCTGCGGGCCGACGACGAGCTGCGCCAGCGCCTGCTCATCGTGCTGGGCACGAGCGAGGCGCTCGGCGACTTCCTGGCCCGCCACCCCGAGCACGTCGAGGACCTGGGCGCCGACCGCCTGTCGCCCGTGCCCCTCGACCTCGCGACGATGCGTGAGCAGCTGGGCGAGGTGGACGACGCCGACGAGCTGCGGGTCGCGTACCGACGCAAGCTGCTGCACGTCGCCGCCCGCGACCTGACCGCGCTCACCGGCTTCGAGGAGTCCGCCGGGGAGCTGGCGGACCTCGCGGTGGCCACGCTGGGTGCGGCGCTGGACCTGGCGCGCCGACAGGAGCCCGACTCCGACAGCGTGCGGCTCGCCGTGATCGCCATGGGCAAGACCGGCGGTCGCGAGCTCAACTACGTGAGCGACGTCGATGTGATCTTCGTGCACGAGCCCGCGGAGGGTGCGGACGAGCAGACCGCCTCCCGCGTGGCCGCACGGCTCGCGTCGACGATGATGCGCCTCTGCTCGGACCACACGCGCGAGGGCACCATCTGGGAGGTCGACGCCAACCTCCGGCCGGAGGGCAACCAGGGCCCGCTGAGCAGGACCTTGCGCAGCCACGTGGCCTACTACGACCGCTGGGCCTCCACGTGGGAGTTCCAGGCCCTGCTCAAGGCGCGGTTCGCGGCCGGAGACGCCGAGGTCGGACAGGCCTACCTGGACGCGCTGTCGCCGAAGGTGTGGGAGGCGAGCACGCGCGAGAACTTCGTGCGCGAGGTCCGTGCCATGCGCACCCGCGTGATCGAGAACATCCCGTCCCAGCAGCGCGAGCGCCAGCTCAAGCTGGGCGCGGGCGGCCTGCGCGACGTCGAGTTCGCGGTCCAGCTGCTCCAGCTCGTGCACGGGCGGGGCGACGAGTCGCTGCGCAGCCCCACCACGCTGGAGGCGCTGCGCGAGCTGACCGAGGGCGGCTACGTGGGCCGGCGCGACGGTGCCGCCATGGAGGACGCCTACGAGTTCCTGCGCACCCTGGAGCACCGCATCCAGCTCTACCGGCTGCGCCGCAACCACGTCGTGCCCGACGACCTCGAGGACCTGCGCCGCCTCGGCCGGTCCATGGGCTACCGCCAGAACCCGGCCGAGGGCCTGGAGAAGGACTGGAACGCCCACAAGCGCCTCGTGCGGCGCCTGCACGAGAAGCTCTTCTACCAACCGCTGCTGGAGGCGGTCACGTCGTTGCCGGACGAAGGGCTGCGGCTCACGCCGGAGGCCGCCCAGGCACGGCTCATGGCTCTGGGCTTCGTGGACCCCAAGGGCGCGCTCGGCCACATCCAGGCGCTCACGTCGGGGGTCTCGCGGCGGGCCGCCATCCAGCGGTCGCTGCTTCCGGCGATGCTGCAGTGGTTCGCCGAGTCGCCGTCCCCCGACGCCGGCCTGCTCACGTTCCGGCGGATCAGCGAGTCGCTCGGCGAGTCCCACTGGTACCTGCGCAAGCTGCGCGACGAGGGTGAGGGCGCCGAGCAGCTCGCCGCGGTCGTCGGCTCCAGCCGCTACGTGTCCGACCTCATCCAGCGAGCTCCGGACTCGGTCGCCCTGCTCGGCGACGACGACGAGCTCGTGCCGCGCGACGGCGAGCGTCTGCGCGGCGAGATGCAGCTGGCCGCCCGTCGGCACACGACGCCGGAGCAGGCCATCAAGGCCGTGCGGCGGGTCCGTCGTCGCGAGCTCTCCCGCGTCGGGATCGCCGACGTGCTCGGCCGGCTCGACGTCGACGAGGTCGGCGTGGCGCTCTCCGACATCGCCGAGGCCACCCTCGCGGCCGCGCTCGCGGCCTGCATCGACGCCGTGACCCGGCAGCGCGAGGAGGCCGGCAAGGACCCGTTCCCCACGCGCATGGCCATCGTGCTGATGGGCCGGCTCGGGGGGCGGGAGTCCGGCTACGGCTCGGACGCCGACGTCATGTTCGTGCACGAGCCCCGACCCGGTGCCGACGACGGCGAGGCGGCGGCTGCGGCGACTGCGGTCGCGACCACGCTGCGCAAGGTCCTCTCGACCCCGGGGGACGACCCGCCGCTGGAGGTCGACGCCGACCTCAGGCCCGACGGTCGCAACGGACCGCTGGTGCGCTCGTTCGCCGCATACGTCTCCTACTACGAGAAGTACTCGGCCGTGTGGGAGGCGCAGGCGTTGCTGCGTGCGCGGGCGAGCGTCGGCGACCCGGAGCTCTGCGAGCGGTTCACCGAGCTCGTCAACCCGCTGCGGTGGCCGGAGCAGGGCATGTCCGAGGCCGAGGTCCGCGAGATCCGCCGGATCAAGGCGCGGGTCGAGTCGGAGCGGCTGCCCCGGGGCGCGAACCCCAAGACCCACCTGAAGCTCGGACGCGGCGGCATCGCCGACGTCGAGTGGACGGTGCAGCTGCTGCAGCTTCAGCACGCCCACGCCGTCCCGGGCCTGCGCACGACGTCGACGCTCGGCGCCCTGTCGGCGGCCGCCGAGGCGGACCTGGTGACGGCCGAGGACGCCGAGGTGCTGAGCCGCGCCTGGCAGCTGGTGAGCCGGCTGCGCAACGCCGTCGTCCTCATGCGTGCCAAGCCCGCCGAGTCCATGGTGGAGCAGTCCGACGAAAGGGCAGGCGTGGCGCACCTGCTGGGATACGGTCAGCAGCACAGCGAACGCATGATCGACGACTACCTGCGTGCCACCCGGCACGCACGGCAGGTCGTCGAACGGATCTTCTGGGAGTGA
- a CDS encoding DUF3152 domain-containing protein — protein sequence MTTVLGTDGGPGTDAVTTHDRATSRRGAVRSVVATLLLALVATVLGATSGPALADEVPEPPAATAVVPVEPPVVTGTSRYGSTLTASPGTWSPTDASVAYQWLRDGAPIGEATAATYRLGAADHARAVSVRVTASSPELDDAVTTTAPTTVGPALLVSRARPVVSGTRRYGKTLTASAGRWSTGGVTLRYRWYRDRKPVAGATRRTYTIKPGDVGHRLAVRVTASKRYHQTRWAASLSTGLVKHRRDVRRTITYSVRRNGSKASLSTFRTQAAQTLADARGWRGGGIRFKEVSKGGSFTLVLAKASRVPSYSSGCSSTYSCRVGRNVIINETRWNKGTSVWSKARRSIRDYRHMVVNHEVGHFLGKGHVRCPGKGKAAPVMQQQSKGLQGCKANPWPKTGEL from the coding sequence GTGACCACGGTGCTGGGGACGGACGGGGGGCCGGGAACCGACGCGGTCACGACCCATGATCGGGCGACGTCGCGCCGAGGTGCGGTCCGCTCCGTGGTGGCCACGCTGCTGCTCGCCCTCGTGGCCACGGTCCTCGGCGCCACGTCGGGGCCTGCGCTGGCCGACGAGGTCCCGGAGCCGCCAGCGGCGACCGCGGTGGTGCCGGTCGAGCCGCCCGTGGTGACGGGCACGTCGCGCTACGGCTCGACCCTCACCGCCTCACCGGGCACGTGGAGCCCCACCGACGCCTCCGTCGCGTACCAGTGGCTGCGCGACGGTGCCCCGATCGGCGAGGCGACCGCCGCCACCTACCGCCTGGGTGCTGCCGACCACGCCCGCGCGGTCTCGGTGCGGGTCACCGCCTCGAGCCCGGAGCTCGACGACGCCGTCACGACCACGGCACCGACCACGGTCGGTCCGGCCCTGCTGGTCTCGCGCGCCCGGCCCGTCGTCTCGGGCACCCGCCGCTACGGCAAGACCCTGACCGCCTCGGCGGGACGGTGGAGCACCGGGGGAGTCACGCTGCGCTACCGCTGGTACCGCGACCGCAAGCCGGTCGCCGGTGCCACCCGGCGCACGTACACGATCAAGCCCGGCGACGTCGGCCACCGGCTGGCGGTGCGGGTGACCGCCTCCAAGCGCTACCACCAGACGCGCTGGGCGGCCTCGCTCTCGACGGGCCTGGTCAAGCACCGGCGCGACGTGCGACGCACGATCACCTACTCGGTGAGGCGCAACGGCTCGAAGGCGAGCCTGTCCACGTTCCGCACCCAGGCCGCTCAGACGTTGGCCGACGCACGCGGCTGGCGCGGTGGAGGCATCCGGTTCAAGGAGGTCTCGAAGGGCGGGTCGTTCACCCTCGTCCTCGCGAAGGCCTCCCGCGTGCCGTCGTACTCCTCGGGCTGCAGCTCCACGTACAGCTGCCGGGTCGGGCGCAACGTCATCATCAACGAGACGCGCTGGAACAAGGGCACGTCGGTGTGGTCGAAGGCCCGGCGCTCGATCCGCGACTACCGGCACATGGTGGTGAACCACGAGGTCGGACACTTCCTCGGCAAGGGTCACGTGCGCTGCCCGGGCAAGGGCAAGGCGGCCCCGGTCATGCAGCAGCAGTCGAAGGGCCTGCAGGGATGCAAGGCCAACCCCTGGCCGAAGACGGGCGAGCTCTGA
- a CDS encoding WhiB family transcriptional regulator: MASTSRLPDPIQESYEWQHAGACRGVDTETFFPPETERGPRRRRREAAAKALCATCPVVQQCLDHALSVREPFGVWGGLNQTEREHLLRAAG; the protein is encoded by the coding sequence GTGGCGAGCACCAGCCGACTTCCGGATCCGATCCAGGAATCGTACGAGTGGCAGCACGCGGGAGCGTGCCGTGGCGTGGACACGGAGACGTTCTTCCCGCCGGAGACGGAGCGCGGGCCGCGCCGACGTCGGCGCGAGGCCGCGGCGAAGGCGCTGTGCGCGACGTGTCCCGTGGTCCAGCAGTGCCTCGACCACGCGCTCTCGGTGCGCGAGCCGTTCGGCGTGTGGGGCGGGCTCAACCAGACCGAGCGCGAGCACCTGCTGCGCGCGGCAGGCTGA